CCGCATTCCACGCGCTCCGTGACCGATTTGAAGAACCGCAGAATTTATCTGACGCAGAACCAGCGGCAGGATCATGATCCCCGTTCGGTCCTCCTGCAGGCTTTGGGACACTACGTCCTGGGGCACGAGACTCCGCGGAACTATGGGGATTTCCTGGCGCAGCGAGTGGCCACCAATTACTTCGCTGCTGCGCTCCTGCTGCCGGAGCATGCCACCGTTGAGTTTCTCCAAAAGGCCAAGGCTGCCAAGGAAATCGCCGTGGAGGACATTCGCGACGCCTTCGCTGTGTCCTATGAGACCGCTGCGCACCGCTTCACCAACCTGGCCACCAAGCACCTTGGCATCACCACGCACTTCCAGAAGACCCACCAGTCTGGAATCATCTACAAGGCCTACGAGAACGACGGCGTGACCTTCCCGCAGGACCACACCGGCGCCATCGAGGGCCAACCGTCGTGCAAGGCGTGGACGTCCCGGGCTGTGTTCGACGTGCCGGACAAGTTCAGCGCCTACAGCCAATACACGGACACCCCGTCCGGCACGTACTGGTGCACAGCCCGCACGGAGCGTTCGGCCAGCGGTGAGTTTTCGCTGAGCATCGGCGTGCCGTACCAGCATGTGAAGTGGTTCCGGGGGCGCGAGACGACTGCCCGGGCAACCTCAACCTGCCCGGATCCGAACTGCTGCAAACGGCCACCAGCGTCCCTGGCAAACGAGTGGGCCGGAAACGCGTGGCCCTCCGCCCGCGCCCACTCGCATCTGCTCGCGGCCATGCCGCCGGGCGCGTTCCCTGGCGTGGACGAGACCGAGGTGTACAGCTTCCTGGCGGCCCACTCGGCGCGCTAACCCCACGCTCTATCACTTCCGGGCATCTTTTCCCGATCGCTCTCTCACATTTTGGCTACTTTCGGCCGTCCCTCTATCAGATCGCGTGAATACTGGGTGGGACCGGAGCAGGATGTGAAGACGACACGCGGGCAAAGGGGATGCACCATGATTCGAATCCGGAAAGCGGCAGCGATAGTCGCGGCAGCCGCGTTGGTGAGTGGCTCGGCGATGATCAGCGCCTGCGCACCCCAGCCAGCCGACGTCGGGCTTTTAAAAGCCGACGGCGTCACCCGC
This window of the Arthrobacter sp. StoSoilB5 genome carries:
- a CDS encoding XRE family transcriptional regulator; protein product: MQFFAYSQEMSPVSWNREVASPSSSPASPELDVISLGRRVRHLRKQAGLTLDDLSAAVGTAPSQLSLIENGKREPKLGLLQQLAAALNVTIDQLLGAEPPSRRAALEIELERYQRGPLYESLNLPKIRISSRLPLDVLESQVGLLQELERKLNEQVATPEEARRANGELRAMMRERGNYFPEYEAEAQKVLKGVGYTTGPLSQHVIADIAENLGFTLHHVGDLPHSTRSVTDLKNRRIYLTQNQRQDHDPRSVLLQALGHYVLGHETPRNYGDFLAQRVATNYFAAALLLPEHATVEFLQKAKAAKEIAVEDIRDAFAVSYETAAHRFTNLATKHLGITTHFQKTHQSGIIYKAYENDGVTFPQDHTGAIEGQPSCKAWTSRAVFDVPDKFSAYSQYTDTPSGTYWCTARTERSASGEFSLSIGVPYQHVKWFRGRETTARATSTCPDPNCCKRPPASLANEWAGNAWPSARAHSHLLAAMPPGAFPGVDETEVYSFLAAHSAR